The Granulicella sp. 5B5 nucleotide sequence ATGCCATCGGTAACCGCATCCCTCTCTGGGCTGTCCTCCTCTGCGCCGTCGGCTTTCTCTCCGTCCTCTTCACCTTTGGCCTCAACGCCTACCCCTTCGACACCGCCGCCAGCCCACTCCCCTTCGCCGCCAAGATCCTCGGCACCGTCCTGCTCATCAACCTCCTCGGCTACACCTTCTACAAACTCCGCAACACCCGTCCCTCCTCATAGAACCCACCCACACAGCCCGTCATCTCGACCGGCCAACAGAAGCGGAGAGATCCCTGCATTTCGCAGGATGCCTGCCTGGCGCATCGCTCGTCTCGCCACAACCGCCGTGGCGTACCTTTCTTTAAAACCATCGCGTACTCTGCGTGAACGCCTTTGCCCTTGCTTTTGCCTTTGCTTACCCGGAGCAGTACCCTTCCTTTATGTCTGCGACGACCTACAACACCCCTGGCCACCACCCATCTCCCGACAAGCTCGTCAAGCTTCCCTCGCTCGTCACCGCCTTCTACGCCAACCACCCCGACCCCGAGAACCCCGCCGAGCGCGTCTCCTTCGGCACCAGCGGACACCGCGGCTCGTCGCTCTCCACCAGCTTCAACTACGCGCACATCCTCGCCATCACGCAGGCCATCGTCGAGTACCGCGCCAAAGAAAACACCACCGGCCCGCTCTTCCTCGCGCAGGACACCCACGCCCTCTCCGAGCCCGCCTTCGTCTCCGCTCTCGAGGTCCTCGCCGCCAACGGCATCAACACCATCATCGACACCGGCTACAACTCCGCCTCCACCATCGCCGGCTTCACTCCCACGCCCGCGCTCTCGCACGCCATCCTCACCTACAACGACGAGCACCGTAATGATCCGGCCCCCATCGGTCTGGCCGACGGCATCGTCATCACCCCCTCGCACAACCCACCCGAGGACGGCGGCTTCAAGTACAACCCGCCCACCGGCGGCCCCGCCGACACCACCGCCACCAAGTGGATACAGGACCGCGCCAACGAACTCATCAAAAACAAGCTCCAGGGCGTCAAGCGCCTCAGCTTCTCAAAAGCCCTGCACGCCCCCACCACCCATCGCCACGACTACATCACCAACTACGTCACCGACCTCGCCAACGTCATCGACTTCGCCCCGCTCGCCGGCACCTCGCTCAAGCTCGCCGTCGACCCGCTCGGCGGAGCCGGCGTCGCCTACTGGCCGCGCATCGCCGAAGCCCTCCACGCGCAGTACAAGCTCGACCTCGCCATCCTCAACCCCTACGTCGACCCCACCTTCCGCTTCATGACCCTCGACTGGGACGGCAAGATCCGCATGGACTGCTCCTCGCCCAACGCGATGGCGAGCATGATCGCCAACAAGGACCTCTACGACGTCGCCTGGGCCTGCGACACCGACCACGACCGCCACGGCATCGTCACCCGCAGCTCCGGTCTCCTGAACCCCAACCACTACCTCGCCGTCTGCATCCAGTACCTCTTCACCAACCGCCCCGACTGGTCTGAAAAAGTAGGCATCGGCAAAACGCTAGTCTCCTCCTCCATCATCGACCGCGTCGCCAAGGGCCTCAACCGCCCCATGCTCGAAGTCCCCGTAGGCTTCAAGTGGTTCGTCGACGGTCTCATCGACGGCACACTGGGCTTCGTCGGCGAAGAGTCCGCCGGCGCCACCTTCCTCCGCCGCAACGGCACCGTCTGGACCACCGACAAGGACGGCCTCATCTGCGGCCTCCTCGCCGCCGAGATGACCGCCCGCACCGGCAAAGACCCCGGCATCCTCTACAACGAACTCACCGCCAAATACGGCGCCCCCGTCTACCAGCGCATCGACGCCGAAGCCACCAAGGAACAAAAGGCCAAGCTCTCCAAACTCAGCGCCGCGCAGGTCACCGCGAAGGACCTCGCCGGTGAACCCATCACCGCCATCCTCACCGAAGCCCCCGGCAATCACGCCCCCATCGGAGGCCTGAAAGTCACCACCGAAAACGGCTGGTTCGCCGCCCGCCCCTCCGGCACCGAAGACGTCTACAAAATCTACGCCGAGAGCTTCAACGGCGAAGCCCACCTAAAACAAATCCAGCAAGAAGCCAAAGCCTTAGTCGCCAAAGCCATCGCCTGATCCCGCCGCCAGCTCAGATCATCTCGACCGTAGGCCGCGCTTTTGCGGCCGCAGCGAAGAGACCCCTGTATTGGTCTTGGTTGTTGCGGGGTGCCCCGTTCATGACGCGCTCTTTGCGGCATGAACGGGATGCGAATGCCAGAGTGGTCTCTCGCATTTCAAACATCGATTCGCAGGCCACCAGCCTCGCTACTCCCCCAACATCACCACTCCGAAGGGGCATGGCTTCAGCCGGGCCAAAAGCCCTGGGGGCCAAAGGCCCGCACCTTGCTGCCGCAGGCTGGAGCGAAGCCTGAGCGAAGTCGAAGGACCCAGCGACCGAATTGCCTTCTTCAAGGATCAGCGACCGTCTAGTGATGGCCTCCACCACTCCCACCGCCACCACCATGCGAACCACCACCCCCTCCGCCACCGGAGAACCCACCACCTCCATGCGAACCACCTCCACCACCCGAACCGCCGCCTCCATGAAATCCACCACCACTACTTCCCCCATGAAACCCACCACCACCTGAGAACCCGCCACCCCGGCTCCCGCCGCCACCCAGCGGCACCGACACCGTCGTAGTCCTCCCGCCCTGCACCATCTCATGCGCCGCCGAAAAACTCTGCGACTTGTGATCGAACGTAATCGGCACTGTCTGCGGCCTCATCATCGGCACCGCCTCCACACGCCCCGTCTGCCGCATCACCGCGGTTGTCATCAGGTTCCGCGCCTCCAGCCGAGGAGCGTCCGCCCGCGCCAGCGCTGCAAACACCGGCTGCCTAAACTCCTTCGGCGGCCCGCCCAGCACCTTCACCGGAGCGCTATGGTCGAACGCCACACGCTGCACCTGGCCCTGCTTCCAGTTCTTCGTCTCATACAGGCCATGCTTCAGGTTCAGCGGCTCCTTGCCGCGCTCATCCTTCGGATGCAGCGGCACATACCCGCGCACGTTCCCATTCTTCACCCACCGTACCGGGCACCGATGGTGCCGCCGCGTTCCCGCAGCCCACACATAATGCCGCCCGCGATACAGCCACCCACCCGCATGGCACACCGCCCAGTCATACGGGTACACACTCGCAATCACCTCCGAATCCACCAGCTCCATCTGCAGCGTCAGCGGGTCCTGCGCATACCAGCTGCGAATTGCATACGGGTCGCACGGAAAGAACGGGTCATCAAAGTCCTCTTCCAGATACCCAGGCCCGGCATATCCCTGCCCAACAGCACCCGCCTGCGTCGGCAACGCAATCGGTTGCGACTGCCCCACCAGCGTCTCCTGCTGCGGAACATACGCCGCGTCTACAAACCGTGCGCTCTGCGCCACCGGCTCCGGGCGCTGCACCTCAGCCTGTGTCGGTGCCTTCGCCACGCCACTCTGCGGATGCCGCCACCCACCCGTCGGCTCCCAGCATCGGCCGCTGTCACAGTCGAAAAAATGCCCCTGCTTCTCCAAATCCACCAATCCCGGAATCGGCTCACTCAGCCCCGCGTCCTTCATCGCCTTCGCCATCGCGACGTTGCGCTCATCCACCTGCGTCTTCACCCACGCGTCCCAGCCTGCCCCCGTCGCCGTATCGAACGACTTGTCCATCTTCGCGTTCCGCAAAATGCGCCCGTGGCTCATCAGGATCGCCTGTCCATCCCCCACATGCCGCAAAGCGAACCCGCGATGCAGCAGCATGTTCTCGCCCACAGGCGTCACCAGCATCGCATCCAGAAAGCTGTCGATCCGCACATAAGCCCGCTGCGGATAATGCAGCCCCACGCCATCGCTCGGAGTTCGCACCTCAAAGGTCTCGCCCGCAAACTCCGGCGCCACATCCATCGTCATCGTGCCACTCAGCAGGTTCAATGCTGTATGCGGAACACCATCGGTCGCAATCAGCTCATCGAACGTCAGCACCGAGTTCGGCGCAAGGTACACGGTCGACGCATCCTCAAACTCCACCACCGCGCGGCCATCGCCCGTCACCAGGTTGAAGCCCTCATACACCGGCATGTCCACCGCAGCCTTCTGCCACTCCGAACCGCTCGCCTTCTCGCCCTCCTTGCCGCGGGACACGCGCACATCGCCCTCCACATAACTCACCCGCACAATCTGCGGAAAGGTCTGCGCCTCAGGCTTCTTGCCTTCGGCATGCAACGCTGAGTTTTGAAGAGAAAGGAGAGGAAGAACCAACAACGGAAGAAACGGACGAACACGACGCGCGACGCTCATGGCAAGCCTCAATCCCAGACCGCACAAACCAGACCGCACAACCATCGGAGAGTCCCAACGCGGTGCCACCGAGCGGCACACTCGCGCCTACATCATCCGGGGAAAGCCATGATAACAAAACCAGGCTGTTCCGCTAGAGTGACGCAACCCATATCAAAAAGGTTGCACCATTTTTGGATCAGAGAATGTCCACCGGGTGCCCCATGTCTAGTTTCTGAGACATGGGTTCGCACAACACCAACCTCACTACCCCCTTGACACACCCGATACAATTTAAACA carries:
- a CDS encoding FecR domain-containing protein; the protein is MSVARRVRPFLPLLVLPLLSLQNSALHAEGKKPEAQTFPQIVRVSYVEGDVRVSRGKEGEKASGSEWQKAAVDMPVYEGFNLVTGDGRAVVEFEDASTVYLAPNSVLTFDELIATDGVPHTALNLLSGTMTMDVAPEFAGETFEVRTPSDGVGLHYPQRAYVRIDSFLDAMLVTPVGENMLLHRGFALRHVGDGQAILMSHGRILRNAKMDKSFDTATGAGWDAWVKTQVDERNVAMAKAMKDAGLSEPIPGLVDLEKQGHFFDCDSGRCWEPTGGWRHPQSGVAKAPTQAEVQRPEPVAQSARFVDAAYVPQQETLVGQSQPIALPTQAGAVGQGYAGPGYLEEDFDDPFFPCDPYAIRSWYAQDPLTLQMELVDSEVIASVYPYDWAVCHAGGWLYRGRHYVWAAGTRRHHRCPVRWVKNGNVRGYVPLHPKDERGKEPLNLKHGLYETKNWKQGQVQRVAFDHSAPVKVLGGPPKEFRQPVFAALARADAPRLEARNLMTTAVMRQTGRVEAVPMMRPQTVPITFDHKSQSFSAAHEMVQGGRTTTVSVPLGGGGSRGGGFSGGGGFHGGSSGGGFHGGGGSGGGGGSHGGGGFSGGGGGGGSHGGGGGSGGGHH
- the pgm gene encoding phosphoglucomutase (alpha-D-glucose-1,6-bisphosphate-dependent), whose amino-acid sequence is MSATTYNTPGHHPSPDKLVKLPSLVTAFYANHPDPENPAERVSFGTSGHRGSSLSTSFNYAHILAITQAIVEYRAKENTTGPLFLAQDTHALSEPAFVSALEVLAANGINTIIDTGYNSASTIAGFTPTPALSHAILTYNDEHRNDPAPIGLADGIVITPSHNPPEDGGFKYNPPTGGPADTTATKWIQDRANELIKNKLQGVKRLSFSKALHAPTTHRHDYITNYVTDLANVIDFAPLAGTSLKLAVDPLGGAGVAYWPRIAEALHAQYKLDLAILNPYVDPTFRFMTLDWDGKIRMDCSSPNAMASMIANKDLYDVAWACDTDHDRHGIVTRSSGLLNPNHYLAVCIQYLFTNRPDWSEKVGIGKTLVSSSIIDRVAKGLNRPMLEVPVGFKWFVDGLIDGTLGFVGEESAGATFLRRNGTVWTTDKDGLICGLLAAEMTARTGKDPGILYNELTAKYGAPVYQRIDAEATKEQKAKLSKLSAAQVTAKDLAGEPITAILTEAPGNHAPIGGLKVTTENGWFAARPSGTEDVYKIYAESFNGEAHLKQIQQEAKALVAKAIA